A single genomic interval of Haloterrigena salifodinae harbors:
- a CDS encoding HpcH/HpaI aldolase family protein, producing MATSPRTNLLQQTLADGDVALGVLENAYDPTLVEFYGELGLDFVWIDLEHAGPSPFDGDRLEDLARAANVTGTELLVRLPEPDPGMVRKTLDAGVRSLFVSRIESADEVRRAVEASQFEYDGDPGKRGFASPRASRWGTTDDYAGTEDEEIVVGVTIENPTAIDNIDEILEVPGLGFVFAGPLDLAVSLGHPGEPTHDEVEEHVEQIREAALEAGVPLGGLGFGMDDVNEKAGSGYQILNLGSTTGALGGAVRSWLNEYGDT from the coding sequence ATGGCGACCTCGCCACGAACCAATCTCCTACAGCAGACGCTCGCGGACGGCGACGTCGCGCTCGGCGTCCTCGAGAACGCGTACGATCCGACGCTGGTCGAGTTCTACGGCGAACTCGGCCTCGATTTCGTCTGGATCGACCTCGAGCACGCCGGGCCGAGCCCGTTCGACGGCGACCGACTCGAAGACCTGGCTCGGGCCGCGAACGTGACGGGGACGGAACTGCTCGTCCGGTTACCCGAGCCCGACCCCGGGATGGTCCGGAAGACGCTCGACGCGGGCGTCCGGTCGCTGTTCGTCTCGCGGATCGAATCCGCAGACGAGGTGCGCCGCGCCGTCGAGGCCTCGCAGTTCGAGTACGACGGCGACCCCGGCAAGCGCGGCTTCGCGAGCCCCCGGGCGAGTCGGTGGGGGACGACCGACGACTACGCCGGCACCGAGGACGAGGAGATCGTCGTCGGCGTGACGATCGAGAACCCGACCGCGATCGACAACATCGACGAAATCCTCGAGGTCCCGGGACTTGGCTTCGTCTTCGCCGGTCCGCTGGACCTCGCGGTGTCGCTCGGCCACCCCGGCGAGCCGACTCACGACGAGGTCGAGGAACACGTCGAACAGATCCGCGAGGCGGCCCTCGAGGCTGGGGTTCCGCTGGGCGGGCTCGGCTTCGGAATGGACGACGTCAACGAGAAGGCCGGGTCCGGTTACCAGATCCTCAATCTGGGGAGTACGACCGGGGCGCTGGGCGGCGCCGTGCGCTCGTGGCTGAACGAATACGGAGATACCTGA
- a CDS encoding cupin domain-containing protein — MRHLAIDDVDSDPYDEDLHTDRRALADPLGTNHLAITRYVLEPGERFSGSVHAHADQEEVFVVLEGEATFEIRADDGDEAAERIDEVTVGADEVVRFAPGEFQSGRNAGDDRVVALALGAPRDSEDVRIARIPGLDGGNITCPDCECDHMRVSRADETDFECPECEATLALEDE, encoded by the coding sequence ATGCGACACCTCGCAATCGACGACGTCGACTCCGATCCGTACGACGAGGACCTCCACACCGATCGCCGTGCCCTCGCCGACCCCCTCGGGACGAATCACCTCGCGATCACGCGCTACGTCCTCGAGCCCGGCGAGCGGTTCAGCGGCTCCGTCCACGCTCACGCGGATCAGGAGGAGGTGTTCGTCGTCCTCGAGGGGGAGGCGACGTTCGAGATTCGGGCGGACGACGGCGACGAGGCGGCCGAGCGCATCGACGAAGTGACGGTCGGAGCGGACGAGGTCGTCCGATTTGCCCCCGGCGAGTTCCAGTCGGGACGCAACGCCGGCGACGATCGCGTCGTGGCACTGGCGCTGGGAGCGCCGCGCGACAGCGAAGACGTTCGCATCGCCCGGATCCCGGGACTCGACGGCGGGAATATCACGTGTCCCGACTGCGAGTGCGATCACATGCGGGTCTCGAGGGCTGACGAGACCGACTTCGAGTGCCCCGAGTGCGAGGCGACGCTCGCGCTCGAGGACGAATAA
- a CDS encoding MFS transporter, with amino-acid sequence MGRSSAGYRREYGLVAFGALSYTCLMFVWFSLPAYLSVIIDDVGLSSTQAGILTGAVPLTYIPLALFSGVAVDRIGPGRSLAAGVLIYGIAQIARSFAPGFPSLFVVTLLLGVGATAITFGLPKLVGVLFPPERTGRPSAVYLVGASTGSALVFAVGRPVLGPWLGGWRPLFFWSGVVAVAYGLVWLVVTLWAGIDERMDGDGGFSLESIREDLRLVLSHRELQLVVVIGTMYLLLNHGLQGWLPTLLESRGLAAGPAGQTTSLLVASYVIGVLTVPELADRYGLRRPALMACGAVAFVGVAGVIVGGTGPLVLVGIVVTGIGVGGISPLVRAIPPDLEGIGARLTGTAVGFIFAVGELGGFFGPMLVGALRDATGSFVPGLTVLATGALVVVAAGAALRKLER; translated from the coding sequence ATGGGTCGCTCGAGCGCCGGCTATCGTCGGGAGTACGGACTCGTCGCGTTCGGGGCGCTGAGCTACACCTGCCTGATGTTCGTCTGGTTCTCGCTGCCGGCGTACCTGTCGGTGATCATCGACGACGTAGGGCTCTCGAGCACGCAGGCGGGGATCCTCACGGGCGCGGTGCCGCTGACCTACATCCCGCTGGCGCTGTTCTCCGGCGTCGCCGTCGACCGGATCGGGCCCGGTCGGAGCCTCGCGGCGGGCGTGCTGATCTACGGGATCGCACAGATCGCCCGGAGTTTCGCGCCCGGCTTTCCGTCGCTGTTCGTCGTGACGCTGCTGCTCGGCGTCGGTGCCACGGCGATCACCTTCGGCCTCCCGAAACTGGTCGGCGTGTTGTTCCCGCCCGAGAGGACCGGCCGCCCGTCGGCCGTCTACCTCGTGGGCGCGTCGACGGGTTCGGCGCTCGTTTTCGCCGTCGGACGGCCGGTCCTGGGGCCGTGGCTCGGCGGCTGGCGGCCGCTGTTCTTCTGGAGCGGCGTCGTCGCCGTCGCCTACGGGCTCGTCTGGCTGGTCGTCACTCTCTGGGCGGGAATCGACGAGCGGATGGACGGCGACGGCGGCTTCTCCCTCGAGTCGATTCGCGAGGACCTTCGGCTGGTCCTTTCCCACCGCGAACTCCAGTTGGTCGTCGTCATCGGGACGATGTACCTGCTCCTGAACCACGGCCTGCAGGGGTGGCTCCCGACGCTGCTCGAGTCCCGGGGGCTCGCGGCCGGGCCGGCCGGCCAGACCACGAGCCTGCTGGTGGCGTCCTACGTCATCGGCGTGCTCACCGTCCCGGAACTGGCCGACCGGTACGGACTGCGACGGCCCGCGCTGATGGCCTGCGGCGCCGTCGCGTTCGTCGGCGTCGCCGGCGTGATCGTCGGCGGTACCGGCCCGCTGGTCCTCGTCGGCATCGTCGTCACCGGAATCGGCGTCGGCGGCATCTCGCCGCTCGTCCGCGCGATTCCGCCGGACCTCGAGGGGATCGGCGCTCGCCTGACCGGCACCGCGGTCGGCTTCATCTTCGCCGTCGGCGAGCTCGGGGGGTTCTTCGGGCCGATGCTCGTCGGGGCGTTGCGCGACGCGACCGGATCGTTCGTCCCCGGACTGACCGTCCTCGCGACCGGCGCGCTCGTCGTGGTCGCCGCGGGCGCCGCCCTTCGGAAACTGGAGCGCTGA
- a CDS encoding TIGR03668 family PPOX class F420-dependent oxidoreductase, whose amino-acid sequence MTPEERAVLERARVATLATADGDGRPHAVPICYAVLEGNGGDSACDSNRDPRLVSAIDEKPKLTRDLRRVRDVRSNPHATVLVDYYSEDWSRLAWVQARGRARVVPPDGDAEAGDAERRTDASGHDAAVAALEAKYDQYADHDLSERVVLEIRVERTLSWGALEAYAE is encoded by the coding sequence ATGACGCCCGAAGAGCGAGCCGTCCTCGAGCGCGCCCGCGTCGCGACGCTGGCGACGGCCGACGGCGACGGTCGTCCCCACGCGGTCCCGATCTGCTACGCGGTGCTCGAGGGTAACGGCGGCGATTCGGCGTGCGACTCCAATCGCGACCCGCGACTCGTCTCGGCGATCGACGAGAAACCGAAGTTGACTCGCGATCTCCGGCGCGTCCGTGACGTACGGTCGAACCCGCACGCGACCGTGCTCGTCGACTACTACAGCGAGGACTGGTCGCGGCTCGCGTGGGTTCAGGCCAGGGGCCGCGCTCGCGTCGTCCCGCCCGACGGGGACGCCGAGGCGGGCGACGCAGAACGACGGACGGACGCGAGCGGCCACGACGCCGCCGTCGCCGCCCTCGAGGCGAAGTACGACCAGTACGCCGATCACGACCTGTCCGAGCGCGTGGTCCTCGAGATCCGCGTCGAGCGGACGCTCTCGTGGGGCGCGCTCGAGGCGTACGCAGAGTGA
- a CDS encoding MBL fold metallo-hydrolase produces the protein MDIQFLGGAREIGRSAILVDDSLLLDFGMLTDNPPQFPVRTPNPDAVVVSHGHLDHVGTIPSLLSGDERPPIHWTPPTYELTLTLARDTLKLHGGSYNCPFTENDLKRVTQVSKTHGYQETFETAGYDVTFYNAGHIPGSAHVLVDDGDTRLLYTGDFHTDNQRLVSGTTARPDADVVICESTYSDVEHEERSVVEERFVESIETTLWEGGTVVVPAFAIGRTQEMMLICDAYDIPCYVDGMGQQVTEILHQYPEFVRDADAFRRAKSHARFVTGRNGQRKRITDQKAAIITTSGMLSGGPAMTYIPEIRANPMNKIAMTGYQVEGTPGRDLLETGSAEIDGRRMPISARVEQYDFSAHADRDGLLEFLESYRDVEVLINHGDRCEAFAEELQADGFDASAPERGDAVSVSPHSAS, from the coding sequence ATGGATATTCAATTTCTCGGCGGAGCCCGCGAGATCGGCCGAAGCGCCATCCTCGTGGACGATTCTCTTCTACTCGATTTCGGGATGTTGACGGACAATCCTCCTCAGTTTCCGGTGCGAACACCAAACCCGGATGCAGTCGTTGTTTCGCACGGGCATCTCGATCATGTTGGTACGATACCGTCCCTGCTTTCCGGTGACGAACGGCCGCCGATTCATTGGACACCCCCGACGTACGAGCTAACGCTGACGCTTGCGCGAGACACGCTCAAGCTACACGGGGGATCATACAACTGCCCGTTCACTGAGAACGATCTCAAGCGCGTTACACAGGTATCGAAAACGCACGGGTATCAGGAAACCTTCGAAACGGCTGGCTATGACGTGACATTCTACAATGCAGGACACATCCCAGGAAGCGCCCACGTACTCGTTGACGATGGGGATACACGACTGCTCTACACGGGAGACTTCCACACTGACAACCAGCGTCTGGTTTCAGGGACGACTGCACGACCAGATGCTGATGTCGTCATCTGCGAGAGTACCTACTCCGATGTCGAGCATGAGGAACGATCAGTCGTGGAGGAGCGATTTGTCGAGAGTATCGAGACGACGCTTTGGGAGGGTGGGACCGTTGTCGTCCCCGCGTTCGCGATCGGACGGACCCAAGAGATGATGCTCATCTGTGATGCCTACGACATCCCCTGTTACGTCGACGGAATGGGGCAACAGGTAACCGAGATACTCCACCAGTATCCCGAGTTCGTTCGCGACGCAGATGCGTTTCGACGAGCGAAATCCCACGCGCGGTTCGTCACCGGACGAAACGGCCAGCGAAAGCGTATCACCGACCAGAAGGCAGCGATCATCACCACCAGCGGGATGCTGTCTGGTGGCCCTGCCATGACCTACATCCCCGAAATTCGGGCGAATCCGATGAACAAGATCGCGATGACCGGCTACCAGGTCGAGGGGACACCCGGGCGCGACCTCCTCGAGACCGGGAGCGCCGAGATCGACGGCCGCCGGATGCCGATCAGCGCCCGGGTCGAACAGTACGACTTCTCCGCGCACGCGGATCGGGACGGACTTCTCGAGTTCCTCGAGTCCTATCGGGACGTCGAGGTGCTGATCAACCACGGCGACCGATGCGAGGCGTTCGCCGAGGAGCTGCAGGCGGACGGATTCGATGCGTCGGCGCCCGAGCGCGGCGATGCCGTTTCGGTGTCGCCTCACTCCGCATCGTAA
- a CDS encoding MFS transporter, producing the protein MSEQTDLKQGIREHLGQFSLHVLLVFATGLTIGSERTVVPVLGGDVLGVESFFVIGSFVISFGFVKALLNLYAGKWGEEHGRKPVLVLGWLTALPIPVVLVYAPSWSWITVGNILLGINQALTWSMAINAKIDLAGPEQRGLAVGIDEAFGYTGVAAGAWITGVIAGQTSLRPEPFYFLAVVVVLATLISVFLIKETVQLAQLEGDDDHHDANLPFKDVLKRATYGDRTLFAAAQAGHIENFVDTLFWIAVPLYLTSQGLAIEAVGVVVGVHSAVYFLQVGTGGLADRIGRRPPVIAGMFLAGGGVLGMVFVDSYLPWVVLSGVSGLGMALLYPNLMTVPSDAAHPTWRSAGMGVYRMWRDAGYGVGAILIGLSMEFVNAEAAFYMTAILMFVSGAIVYLWMEETHPDFGTHEPPAPATEAPGQPTPED; encoded by the coding sequence ATGAGCGAACAAACCGACCTGAAACAGGGGATTCGCGAGCACCTCGGACAGTTCTCGCTGCACGTCCTGCTGGTGTTCGCGACCGGGCTGACGATCGGCTCGGAGCGTACGGTCGTGCCGGTTCTGGGCGGGGACGTGCTCGGCGTCGAGTCGTTTTTCGTCATCGGCTCGTTCGTCATCTCGTTCGGCTTCGTCAAGGCGCTGCTCAACCTCTACGCCGGCAAGTGGGGAGAAGAGCACGGCCGCAAGCCCGTACTCGTCCTCGGTTGGCTTACCGCGCTGCCGATTCCGGTGGTCCTCGTCTACGCCCCGAGCTGGAGCTGGATCACCGTCGGGAACATTCTATTGGGGATCAATCAGGCGCTGACTTGGAGCATGGCGATTAACGCCAAGATCGACCTTGCCGGCCCCGAGCAGCGCGGGCTCGCCGTCGGTATCGACGAGGCGTTCGGCTACACCGGCGTCGCAGCGGGCGCGTGGATCACGGGCGTCATTGCAGGGCAGACGAGCCTCCGGCCCGAGCCGTTCTACTTCCTCGCAGTAGTAGTCGTCTTGGCGACGCTCATCTCGGTTTTCCTCATCAAAGAGACGGTACAGCTCGCACAGCTGGAAGGCGACGACGATCATCACGACGCGAACTTGCCGTTCAAGGACGTTCTGAAGCGCGCGACCTACGGTGACCGAACGCTGTTCGCGGCGGCGCAGGCCGGCCACATCGAGAACTTCGTCGACACGCTGTTCTGGATCGCAGTGCCACTCTATCTCACAAGTCAGGGGCTGGCAATCGAGGCTGTCGGCGTGGTCGTCGGCGTCCACAGCGCAGTGTATTTTCTCCAGGTCGGGACCGGCGGCCTCGCCGACCGCATCGGTCGACGACCGCCGGTCATCGCGGGGATGTTCCTCGCGGGGGGCGGCGTCCTCGGGATGGTGTTCGTCGATAGCTACCTCCCTTGGGTCGTCCTGTCCGGGGTCTCGGGGCTGGGGATGGCGCTGCTCTATCCGAACCTGATGACCGTCCCGAGCGACGCGGCCCATCCAACCTGGCGGTCGGCCGGGATGGGCGTCTACCGAATGTGGCGCGACGCCGGCTACGGCGTCGGCGCGATCTTGATCGGACTCTCGATGGAGTTCGTGAACGCCGAGGCCGCCTTCTACATGACCGCGATACTGATGTTCGTCTCAGGGGCTATCGTGTACCTATGGATGGAAGAGACCCATCCCGACTTTGGTACTCACGAACCCCCGGCGCCTGCGACGGAAGCGCCTGGACAACCGACACCTGAAGACTGA
- a CDS encoding MBL fold metallo-hydrolase encodes MSKTTITPSEVARRVQEDDTEDRFILDVRNEDDYDEWKIPGSENIPVYDELLDYDYSTLESQLDELPEKEEIVVVCVAGVTSARAAEFLREHGFDATSIDDGMNGWGRVHRQYEIQDADGIVQIVRPGTGCVSYLAYDDGEAIVVDPSQYIDQYLNAADERDLEIVGVADTHAHADHVSGARQLAGELDVPYYLHKDDAGELDSVTELEDGETIAVGNRELDVIYTPGHTPGSVSFQFDDALLSGDTLFLRSVGRPDLEDSAEDAVREAAGQLFESLDQLTNLDDETVVLPGHFSGEESRPLATELGKLREETTNELLSYVEANDETAFVETIVESLADEPANYNEIKQINWGKQQPGGDTEALELGPNNCAAN; translated from the coding sequence ATGAGCAAGACTACAATCACCCCTTCGGAAGTCGCTCGACGCGTCCAAGAAGACGACACCGAGGACCGCTTCATCCTCGATGTCCGCAACGAGGACGATTACGACGAGTGGAAGATTCCCGGGAGTGAGAACATACCCGTCTACGATGAACTGCTGGACTACGATTACTCCACGCTGGAGTCGCAACTCGACGAGCTGCCGGAAAAGGAAGAAATCGTAGTCGTCTGCGTTGCCGGTGTCACGTCGGCGCGAGCCGCCGAATTCCTCCGCGAACACGGCTTCGACGCTACATCGATCGACGACGGAATGAATGGCTGGGGCCGAGTTCACCGCCAGTACGAAATTCAGGACGCCGACGGGATCGTCCAGATCGTCCGCCCCGGTACGGGATGCGTCTCGTACCTCGCCTACGACGATGGTGAAGCCATTGTCGTCGACCCGAGCCAGTACATCGACCAGTATCTCAACGCGGCAGACGAACGTGATCTCGAGATCGTGGGCGTCGCCGATACCCACGCACACGCCGACCACGTTTCGGGTGCTCGTCAGCTCGCCGGCGAACTCGACGTTCCGTACTATCTGCATAAAGACGACGCTGGCGAACTCGACAGCGTCACGGAACTCGAGGACGGTGAAACGATTGCCGTCGGGAACCGCGAACTCGACGTGATCTACACGCCTGGTCACACGCCCGGAAGCGTCTCGTTCCAGTTCGACGATGCACTCCTCTCCGGGGACACGCTGTTTCTGCGCAGCGTCGGCCGGCCTGACCTCGAGGATAGTGCCGAAGACGCGGTTCGCGAAGCGGCTGGCCAGTTGTTTGAGAGTCTGGATCAGCTGACGAATCTGGACGACGAGACTGTTGTCCTCCCGGGCCACTTCAGCGGCGAAGAGAGTCGTCCGCTCGCTACCGAACTCGGAAAGCTACGGGAGGAAACGACGAATGAACTTCTGAGTTATGTCGAAGCTAACGACGAAACGGCGTTCGTCGAAACGATCGTGGAGAGTCTCGCCGACGAGCCCGCGAACTACAACGAGATCAAGCAGATCAACTGGGGGAAGCAGCAGCCCGGTGGCGACACTGAAGCGCTCGAACTCGGCCCGAACAACTGCGCCGCCAACTAA
- a CDS encoding helix-turn-helix domain-containing protein, with protein sequence MPDSMSEMLRQDMQCEGLLECFHNLKEIDKDVFQLLNEASEPLTVDEIADEIDRERSTAYRSVKRLMQAGFIQKEQVNYDQGGYYHVYLPRDADEIAQEMQRMLNDWYAQMGQLIGEFSEKYGDTSSQPPTVKS encoded by the coding sequence ATGCCTGACTCGATGAGTGAAATGCTTCGGCAGGATATGCAGTGTGAGGGCCTACTGGAGTGTTTCCACAATCTCAAAGAAATCGACAAAGACGTGTTCCAATTACTGAACGAAGCCAGCGAGCCGCTCACCGTCGACGAAATTGCAGATGAAATCGACCGTGAGCGGTCGACTGCCTACCGGTCCGTCAAGCGGTTGATGCAGGCCGGGTTCATTCAGAAAGAGCAGGTCAACTACGATCAAGGCGGGTACTATCACGTCTATCTCCCGCGAGACGCTGACGAGATCGCTCAGGAGATGCAGCGGATGCTCAACGACTGGTACGCACAAATGGGTCAGCTCATCGGCGAATTCAGCGAAAAATACGGCGACACGTCCAGTCAGCCGCCGACCGTCAAAAGCTAA
- a CDS encoding helix-turn-helix domain-containing protein → MATEATFTVPSNQFPLGTVFAQLPDVTVELERLIPSRDVVIPYFWVRGTEVEDIEGAFSDHPGIKQIQLVDFVEDEYLLRVEWSLEYNDVLSVLTETDIPLIKATGTNQQWTFDIRGDTRSDIATFHSRCREVEIPVTLTELHAMTPVETETEAALTETQQDALALAYERGYFESPRKITMKELGDKLGISQQAVGSRLRRGMKNILGSTLLGTENSSQ, encoded by the coding sequence ATGGCTACTGAGGCTACCTTTACCGTTCCATCCAATCAATTCCCCCTCGGAACCGTGTTCGCACAACTGCCGGACGTGACGGTCGAACTAGAGCGACTGATTCCGTCGCGTGACGTGGTGATCCCCTACTTCTGGGTTCGAGGAACGGAAGTTGAGGACATTGAGGGAGCGTTTTCTGACCACCCGGGCATAAAGCAAATCCAACTCGTCGATTTCGTCGAGGATGAGTATCTACTGCGTGTCGAGTGGTCACTCGAATACAACGATGTGCTAAGCGTACTGACCGAGACAGACATCCCGCTCATCAAAGCGACCGGCACGAACCAACAGTGGACATTCGACATTCGCGGGGACACGCGAAGCGATATTGCAACCTTTCATTCTCGCTGTCGAGAGGTCGAAATTCCGGTCACGCTGACGGAATTGCACGCAATGACGCCGGTTGAGACCGAAACCGAGGCAGCACTCACTGAGACGCAACAAGATGCACTGGCACTCGCTTACGAGCGTGGGTACTTTGAATCCCCGCGTAAGATAACGATGAAAGAACTCGGCGACAAACTCGGAATTTCTCAGCAAGCCGTCGGATCTCGACTCCGCCGTGGGATGAAAAACATCCTCGGAAGCACCCTTCTCGGTACGGAGAATTCGAGTCAATAA
- a CDS encoding response regulator, with amino-acid sequence MGDQTVKTPNYSDSLGRVNDLLLVEDNPADIRFVEEAINNSSLDVTVHSVSTSAAGVDFIHQRGEYTDALEPDLVFLDWNLQRTTGREVLTAIEDDCSHIPIVILTGSKAKLETDHLPSTKAELMKEKPTDPDGYIEIICSIAPSQ; translated from the coding sequence ATGGGAGATCAAACTGTGAAAACACCAAACTATTCTGACTCTCTGGGTAGAGTAAATGATCTCCTGCTTGTGGAGGATAACCCGGCTGATATTCGCTTCGTCGAGGAGGCGATCAACAATTCCTCACTCGATGTGACAGTCCATAGTGTCTCGACGAGTGCTGCAGGTGTGGATTTCATTCACCAGCGAGGAGAGTACACAGATGCACTCGAACCCGACCTCGTGTTTCTCGACTGGAATCTCCAACGAACGACTGGGAGAGAAGTATTAACGGCTATCGAGGATGATTGCTCTCATATCCCGATAGTGATACTAACTGGATCAAAAGCGAAGTTGGAGACCGACCATCTGCCCTCGACGAAAGCGGAGTTAATGAAGGAAAAACCGACCGATCCCGACGGATACATCGAAATCATTTGTTCGATAGCTCCAAGTCAATAA
- a CDS encoding YeeE/YedE family protein, with the protein MSGTHRSPLFMPIIYVGGLIFGFGLAISGMARPEVVLDFLQFEDFGLLFVMGGAAIVTGITFAVATGYLDRAPLTASEYTRRVKEFDRNVVVGGAIFGVGWGLSGICPGAAYASVGIGNYPILWAVVGMFIGAYAQGYWRALRSSTTDDVTETASS; encoded by the coding sequence ATGAGCGGTACCCACCGTAGCCCGCTGTTCATGCCGATAATCTACGTGGGCGGGCTGATCTTCGGCTTCGGCCTCGCGATCAGCGGCATGGCTCGCCCTGAGGTCGTACTGGACTTCCTCCAGTTCGAGGACTTTGGCCTCTTGTTCGTCATGGGTGGTGCAGCCATCGTGACCGGGATCACGTTCGCCGTCGCCACCGGGTATCTCGATCGGGCGCCGTTGACGGCCAGCGAGTACACGCGCCGAGTGAAAGAATTCGACCGCAACGTCGTCGTCGGCGGGGCGATCTTTGGTGTCGGCTGGGGTCTCTCGGGAATCTGTCCAGGGGCTGCCTACGCGAGCGTCGGTATCGGTAACTATCCGATCCTGTGGGCGGTCGTCGGGATGTTCATCGGCGCGTACGCACAGGGCTACTGGCGAGCGCTTCGCTCGAGCACGACCGACGACGTGACCGAAACCGCTTCCAGCTAA
- a CDS encoding YeeE/YedE family protein yields MSELTPLLALGEFFPRGVLPYLLGGLLVGLGAAVIYLATGIIAGASTFLESTLSYVSDVPRFNRFKYVQSRDWRLVFTAGIVSGAAVYAVLFQGGIWTTEVQWWRLLGGGVLVGVGTRLGKGCTSGHGVCGVGSLSNTSFVNVATFLAFAIGTAQLVQAMGVAP; encoded by the coding sequence ATGAGCGAACTTACACCACTGCTCGCGCTCGGTGAATTCTTCCCGCGAGGGGTCCTCCCGTATCTCCTCGGTGGACTGCTCGTCGGGCTCGGCGCCGCAGTCATCTACCTCGCCACAGGGATCATTGCCGGTGCGAGCACGTTCCTCGAGTCGACGCTGTCGTACGTCTCCGACGTGCCCCGGTTCAACCGGTTCAAGTACGTCCAGTCGCGAGACTGGCGACTCGTATTCACAGCGGGCATCGTCAGCGGTGCCGCCGTGTACGCAGTCCTCTTCCAGGGCGGGATCTGGACGACGGAGGTCCAGTGGTGGCGGCTCCTTGGCGGCGGCGTCCTCGTCGGCGTCGGGACGCGCCTCGGCAAAGGGTGCACGTCTGGCCACGGCGTCTGCGGTGTCGGTTCGCTCTCGAACACCTCCTTCGTGAACGTGGCGACGTTCCTCGCTTTCGCGATCGGGACGGCCCAGCTCGTACAGGCAATGGGGGTGGCACCATGA
- a CDS encoding MBL fold metallo-hydrolase gives MSEEDRPGTEENVESITPKQLKERIDSGENVFILDARSEGDFDEWHIEGETVEIVNYPYFQLLDGIPRDLLAALPEEQKITVLCAKGGSSEMVAENLEEEGYDVNHLERGMKGWARIYEYTELNVDIDATIAQYQRPSSGCLAYLVVSNGEAAVIDPLRAFTDDYIQDVRNLGAELSYAIDTHVHADHISGIRAVAEQTEATAIMPEAAAARGVEYDRQYETIEDGDALTVGDIEIDVYHTPGHTTGMTAYKVGNVLFTGDGLFTESVARPDLEDPDAARDTARTLYESLTEKVLTHSDDTIIAPAHFSDSATPNEDGTYTAVLGELRGTMDALSMDEASFVEFIVSDMPPRPANYEEIIATNLGRESPDDEEAFELELGPNNCAASEEALTN, from the coding sequence ATGAGCGAAGAAGACCGTCCCGGCACTGAGGAAAACGTCGAATCGATCACACCGAAACAACTGAAAGAGCGGATTGACAGCGGCGAGAACGTCTTTATCCTCGACGCGCGCTCGGAAGGTGACTTCGACGAGTGGCATATCGAGGGCGAGACCGTCGAGATCGTGAATTACCCCTATTTCCAGCTGCTCGACGGGATTCCGCGGGACCTTCTCGCAGCGCTTCCCGAAGAACAGAAGATCACAGTCCTGTGTGCGAAGGGCGGTTCCAGCGAGATGGTGGCCGAAAACCTGGAGGAGGAGGGATACGACGTCAACCACCTCGAACGCGGAATGAAGGGCTGGGCGCGTATCTACGAATACACTGAACTCAACGTCGACATCGACGCGACGATTGCACAGTACCAGCGTCCGTCCAGCGGGTGTCTCGCGTACCTCGTCGTCTCGAACGGTGAAGCCGCAGTCATCGACCCGCTACGGGCGTTCACTGACGACTATATCCAGGACGTTCGAAATCTCGGTGCAGAACTCTCGTACGCGATCGACACGCACGTTCACGCAGATCATATCTCTGGAATACGGGCGGTCGCCGAGCAGACAGAGGCAACTGCGATCATGCCCGAAGCGGCTGCGGCGCGCGGCGTCGAGTACGACCGCCAGTACGAAACCATCGAAGACGGGGACGCGCTCACAGTCGGCGACATCGAGATCGACGTGTATCACACGCCCGGCCACACGACGGGAATGACCGCATACAAGGTTGGGAACGTCCTGTTTACCGGGGACGGACTGTTCACCGAAAGCGTCGCACGCCCTGACCTCGAAGATCCCGACGCAGCTCGAGACACCGCGAGGACGCTCTACGAATCGCTCACCGAGAAAGTGTTGACGCATTCTGACGATACGATCATCGCACCTGCACACTTCAGCGATTCCGCAACGCCGAACGAGGACGGCACGTACACCGCTGTACTCGGTGAACTGCGAGGCACGATGGACGCACTGTCGATGGACGAAGCGTCATTCGTCGAGTTCATCGTCTCGGACATGCCGCCGCGACCCGCAAACTACGAAGAAATCATCGCCACCAACCTCGGTCGGGAATCGCCCGACGACGAAGAAGCGTTCGAGCTCGAACTCGGACCGAACAACTGTGCGGCGAGCGAGGAGGCGCTAACGAACTAA